The genomic window ATTAAAAGAACCTGTCAGTGTGGTAAACTCGCCACCTCTAAGAAAACCGTAGAAAGCCGTGAGCAAAACCGATTCCAGCAATAGATCAGAATAAGGCCCTAGCACCCTTCTCTCAACCGTgaaattaattttcataagagtGAGAGTGAAAAAGGGAGACGCTTATCATTGCCTTGAGGTTTTTCTCTTTTGAGACCATTGAGCAGAAGACGAAtagatgatttttttaatagagCAAGCTGACGCAGTTTACAGCTCGAAAATTAAcgacaaaacaacaacacatgTGTTCGTCAACACATTGTATCATCCACGTAAGCTACACACCAAAAACGGCCATGAGAAAGcgtttttataaaagcacatGCAAAACGATAAGCATTTTAGTCTATTATGTGAATAACATAAACAGTTGTACATCTAAACGGGGCATTTGACCATTCAATTGTATTACCTTGACGAAATAATCAAAAAAAGAGCTGAAAAACAGACAACAACACTATTCCATTTGCTTGTTCGTAGTTCAAAAGGCCACGCCCACCGCAGAACAAACTATGCTTATTCCCACTAACCCCGCCCACTGCAACAGTTTTTCACGGAAACTGAATATTACACAACAACGGCCGCTGGTATGACGTCATCCTCCTGCTCAGGATCCAAGGGCTGCAGCACCTTAGCCGATGTGAAGTGCGATGTCGACGGACCGTAGAAACGGGGATTTGCCGGATGACGGATTCCAGAGCCTGGATGCTGGTGTTCATGTCGGAGAGTGAAGACTTAATACTGGACAATGCTGACAACACTGGGTCGTTGCTTTGGACCGTAGCGTGGCTTGTTCGGGCTGAACCGGCAGCACCTGCTGCCCGTTTAGGTGTAGCCTCGGCCGGAGTGTAAACAGGTTCAGAGTTTCTCCTCTTTTGGGTGTTTTTCTTGCTGGAGAAGGGAGGAGGTGGGAGTAATTCTGTCGAAGACACGTCATCGTTCTCAcagattaaaataaacaaatcctCGTGAGTAGCTCCTTTCGGAACCGGAACATTGGCCCTAAACAAGATCTCCAATATCTTCGGCAGTGGCCAGTCATTAATGCTGGGAAGACTGGAGGATTTACTTGCCAAGCGAGAGCTCCGACGGACAGGTACATTGCTCTCCCCTTGGGCGGCTTCCTCTGCCTGGTTGAGATGCTGTGGTTGACTGAAACGATATTTAAAGGGGGCGCCCAATTAAGTGAACGTATCAGATCAGATGATGGGCTGGGTTAAGGTTATGATCAGCTGACGACAGCTGATAGCCGAGCTTGACTACAAGGCCTACCTGAACTAACGCCGATGCTtcataacatgtacactgcgcaccacagaaatcagccgtttaactcgttatcgacagaacaattacctcgactactaaagatagtttcgcaaagagcttgccagatctgactcctttaataaccatatgTCAGGGCTGGACTGAAAACACACAGATACAATAGCGGGTGACAAGGTCATTTATTAGTTCAGAACACACAGGTGAGATAATGTGAAAGTTCGTAAGAGGTAGGATCCTTCCGGAGCCCTGGAGGGTAGCGGCTAACTGCGAGGCCAACCGGGGAAACCCTGGTGTACGGCAGCATCAGCCGAAGTGGTGGGGAAGGTGTCCTTAGAGTCACACAGTAGGCAGGATCAGAGGTTGGAGAGTTCCTATATAGATGGGGAGGAAACGACTGGTAGGCAGATGATCCAGTGGTAGCCGAGGCGTGGATGGCGCTGGAGAACCGGGAAAATAATCCCCGCAAAAACTAACCAAAAAGGGGAAAAACAGCTAGGCAAACGAGTGTCGCCTGGGCAAAAAATAAAGACACATCAGGTTACTCTAACTGAAAAGAGCGATCTCTTCAGGgagaaaatccaaaacaataaTCCACACAAAATACGTCCTTCCAcacgacaagacaaggcaggacaaaaaaaacaagatcaAGATCGAACTAACTTTAAGCAAGACAAGACTATAGACTAGAGATGGGTACTGAATGACTACCGTCAACGATCGCACAAGGGACAGTGAGAAGTGGCAGTGACTTTAAAGGGGTGAGGTTGATAGACACCCGGTGATAACACTAAGGCTAATGAGGAGAGAATCagtagatgtaatgtaatgacaaCTGTCGTTTCCACCATAAATTTAATCAAAAGCAGAGGGGTAAACAGCCGGCAGTTCAATTGAGTTACTGAGTGATCTTGAGTCCGAGTACGGAGATCTGGTTTACCATTGTGAGGTGCGATGGCTGAGTCGCGCAGATATGCTCGAACGGTTTTAGAAATTGAGGGAAGAAGTAAAACAATTGATGGAGATTAAGGGAAAACCTGTTGTGGAACTCAGTGATGACAAGTGGCTGTGTGATTTGGCCTTTATGGTGGATATAACCAAGCACCTGTCAGAGCTGAACATCAAGCTCCAAGGTCCGAACCAACTTCTCAGCTCTCTGCTTTCACATGTGAAATCATTTGAGGCGAAATTAAAGCTGTAGCAATCGCAAATGGAAAAGAGTAACACTGTGCATTTTCCTACTCTACAAGAACAAAAGCCTGCTATGACAACTGAGTATGCTGGTGAGCGTGCAAAACTGCTTCAGGCATTTGGCGAGAGGTTTCAGGACatgaaaagtaaacaaaatgaaCTGAAGATATTTGCTGCACCGTTTAATAGAGAGCCATCTGAAGTACCTGACAACACGAAATAATTTAGTTGCAAAGCAATGATGAGCTCAAAGCAAAGTACAACAACCTCCCACTGCTTGAGTTCTATAAACTGTATGTACGTTCTGAGGATTTTCCCATCCTGAGGAGACATGCACTGAAGTTTGCATCTCTTACAGTCATCTACAGATGGTGTGTGTGCCTTTACAGCAGCGCATGGATCAACGCATTCAAAGACTCAGGAGTCTGTCCGTTCTATCCATCTATCGCCCCAACAGATTTGAGATTGATGAATTAGACTGGGATGTTGTTGCAGTCTTGAACATGAACAGGGATCAGTTTGGACCCAAAGGCCCTCTTGAGCTGAACTCAGAGAGACTGATCAAGGAGGCTTCACTTGGTGAAAAGAACTTTTACAAAATTCTCAGAAACGAACATATTCATCCTGACGTTTGTGATGCACTGGGACACACGGCTCTGATCGCAGCCACTGTATGATTCATAATCTCATGTAAAAAGATCTCATTTGTAACACTGTTTACCAGCAGAGGGCAGCATTGCTATGTAGTTCTAAAATTTGTGTTAGACCAAATAAAACTGCAgatttgaagggatagttcacgatacatacaaattctgtcatcatttatttttccacgtgccattaaaaacaaaagaagatattggtcactaacattcttcaaaactttgtgttctgcacaagaaagaaagccatacaggtttggaatgacatgagggtgaataaacgatgcaataatttgtatttttgggttaTTCCTTTTAAATTGAATcataacaaacacacaacaatacAACTTGCATGTTTGCATTATTGATGATAAACATGCCAATGTGGTTTGTGATATTTTGAACACCGCAGGATGATTGCCATGGTGACATTATCCACCTGCTGTTGGACAGCGAAGACTTGAGGCTTGATGCAGCGCCGCAAGAGTCTGCAGCCGCCTGACAACAGCAATGCATTCTGTTAGACAATTTGTCCGACTTTGATCGGCGCTGCAGCCGCCTTAAGATCACATGTgccattaaagtaccgcgagagcaaaACGAGACCAACTGCAGTCAGGCGCTGCAGTTGCTCAAAATCGGCTGCGAAAGCCTTGATGACGACACACTTTCTCATTGGATCCGCAAAAACAACAGTTTCCAGATTCATGTTTGCTGATTCTATATAGGGAATGATTCAGAGCTGTATGTCCAAGACGAAGTCAAGTGATAACTGTATCCACACTTCTACTACCAAATATCCCTCTTTCACCTCCCACTTGATTCCGATGTCTTCCTCTACTCTCTGCAATCCAACGATCTTGCCATTTccctttcattttgattttggcCTTATAGCTTCATCTTTACATTACTGTATTTCATATACGGTTTAAGGTTTAAGGATCTCTCCTCTTGTTACCTTACTGTAGGATGTTACATATACTGACATGTATTGTGAATCGTTGAATGTTAGGGGATATGAACTCAATGTAGCAATTTGAACTCATGCTCCTTTTCAACACTGATTTGTAGGCTAACGTTCAAGAAACTGTCACATGGAAATGTCACGTCTGGCATTGCACAAGAGCTTTTAGAATGTGTCTACATTAACAGTCTGTTTGTCTGTTAGTACATAACATCTCCTAAACACCTCCAGTTTCTTCGAGGGTGCTGCTATGCAATCTAATGCCATTGCTTTGAAATGATAATGAAAATATGTGATTACATATCACAATGTACAAATTTTGATATATTCTTTTTATTCTGATTCTACACTCTGACACAAATATAATGAAGTAATGGTTTTCTGTGTGGGTTTGTAAATTTTCAAAGAAagtgttttaataaattgtacatTTGAGAAATTGTTCACAGACTATGATTTCATAGGTAAATAGAATAGTATGTTAACTAAGATATGCGAACATGCTGCACAGACAACCATACAATCACTGCATGGTTAAACTCTGGGCTGTTCTGTGTTAGAGCCAGATGTGTCTTTTAGGATTTATGATCCTTTAGGGAGTTGGAGTCTGTTTCTCAAGCCTGGTCACAGTTTTACATGGAGAATTGAAATAGGTTCAAACCAAGACATCTGTTTTAGGGGCACAGAACATGCAGGTAAGTTTCTGTACACATTTCTTAgattcatttttagattaaatcACATGAATGTGATAGTAGGAATAGCAGTAATTTATGTCAAAAAAAGGTGTGTAGTAGGACTAGGAAACTCCAGTAGActtagtttttcatttatttctataaactcaaaacaatgacaacattccatttcttaaaatgaaatactattattttataataatttgaaaaattgtcctttttttattattttaagcacGAATGATCTGTAAAGTAGAGAAGTAATATAGAATTAGAAATGGATCAAATCAATGTTAAAGTTTTCGTAAACCACCCTTAAAGAAATACAATGGGCTATAAGGTTATTTattacttaattttttattttttcaaaaataaggGCTTaatatatgtatacagtatatatatgttttacaaaaaactgaacacaacttctctttatttaaacaagCAACCAGAGAgagcagaaatgtaaaaaacaagcATCAACAGAAGAACCATGCGCAGAGCAACACCCGCACATCCTCCCTGGTCCTCATCCACACGAGTCATTTCAAAGGAGCTGTCCGATAGCATTATGAAGTCACATTACTCGCCTGCGAGAGAAAGGGAAGCACTGAACATCTTCATCAGACACAAACAATATTTTGCTACACAGCATGTATTCTTTGGTCATAAAGCATTGAAGACAAGGTCAAAATTTTACAGTTCTTTGTTTTACATTCTACAAATATTTTCCATTTGTTACATTGTTCAATAAGAAAGTTATTCTTACCAGTGGCGTGGCTCCATACTCCAATAGCTTGGAGATCATGGTGTTATCTTGGAGGCGAACAGCCTCATGCATGACTGTGCGACCATTATAGTCTTTATTGTCCATGTCAACCCCTGACAGAAACCAGGCATGCAGTAGTGCATAATCTCTCTTCTGCACTGCTCTGTAGAGTGACAGTTGAAACAAAACCATTTGTGGCTCGTAGATATGTATGTATTTTAGGAAATTTGTGCAATTTGGGAAAAATACTTGTTGTTTCTTATACACATATATtagtgaaaaaaaacaaaagaattgACTGAATTACTGCTTACTGGATCATTTCCATGGCAATTCTGACTGGGTGAAGGTTCACAGAGAATCCTTTCAACCGCAGGAGCTAGATAACTGTAAAATGCCTACAAGACACAGCAGTCTATACGTGATCAATCTGGGAGCATGTCATACTAAAAGAACTATTTTTAGCAATTGAACTATTTATTTCCATGCACCCATTCAGGTTGCCAGCCCATCACAATTACATGTATGGGCAATTGAGCATCTCTAATTCAACAGGGCAATTATAGTTTTGTGATATGCCACCTTTGAAAACAGTTTTTGACATTGACAACTGAACAGTTGATAAGTTTTTGTTCATGGAAGTGATGGAAACACCCACTTTCAATAGGTGTGGTGTTAGACTGGCTGATGCTTGTTTGGAAAGAAACTGAACTATTAATTTGGCCTGAAACTATGGGATGCTTCCCAGGTAAGATGTGGcaacataaatgaataaatggctCTTTAGTAGTTCAATGTCAATTCagctaaataaacaaatcattgGAACTCATTGAGTTCACATCCTGTTTAAATAAAGGCTTGGGTTTACCTGTTCTTAATGGCAGAGTACATTGGGCATTGTCCAGACTGAGGTCCTTTGTCCTTTGACATTGTCCTGTCCTCGGACTGAGATGAAGCCCCATTGTCCAGTAGGAACATTACCATTTCCTCATTTCCCACCTGACAGGCTGTATGGAGAGGGGTTTTTTTATCGTAGCCTCCAGAATTGACATCCATCTTCAAATGATTATCAAAAACGAAAAAGAAATGTCCAAATATAAATTTCACAGTTTGCTGTGTTGGTTACggcatatttttacattaaaaatggtAACAGTTAGTTAGATTACTTGTTCTAGGAGGACTTGAAGAGAGATGAAATCGTTGTTTTCCACAGCACCAGAAGCAATCGAGGGAAGGGTCTTTACAAGCAATTCTTTCTTCTCCTGAGAAATAgatgttataataaaaaataactgacGACCAAAGTGCAGATCTAACTCTCAAACATGTATTCACAAACTGTACCTAAAATGTGTAAAGCTGCTtctaattttttacatttaattgtaCAGTggagtggttctcaaactgtggtacgcgtataccactagtggtacttgaagagacccctGGTGCAGATTAAGCTTCTTATGTATCTCTGAGCTTgaaccgctgtttaaagctgttgttattgctgtaaagcgctaattcaacacgcgtctgcatctactcgaggttaaatcaatgaagcgtgCCTTGTGATTTAGTTTTGACGCACCGCATTGACGAGCTGCTGCAGTAAAGTGTATGTCTGTATgtctgtttgttatatacagctgcTCTCTTGATGTTAAAGTATACGTATTGTAGCCAGTGGTGTGAGgtgtggcccctttaagagcaatTTGCCTTCGCTTCCTTTTTACCTTTTGTGGATGTGCGCATGCGGCAGATTTACGTGCGCTTCGACTGCACCCGCGTGCCATGGGACTCTGATGCTCCATTtccttttgtttgtgttttcttacGTAAtctaagtgttttgttaagtaaCACGTTTCCCACGGAGGTTTTTCCATGTGCATGGGAGAATAAATCCGTTTTTGAGGGACACATTTGTGAGTTTTCCTGTTATTTGCAACTAAGTTACTTTAAgttggtgagctatccctttttCTCACAACGACGTgttacaatatatttatttatcttctgtgttcaatattctttccacattgtctgtctttatttataggtttgtagtctttctgcaagtcccacaaagttaataaatcccccataaaagtcatttacagagccctgtttactgTGCACTACAGAAACGTGTTTTGTGTTCACTATCACTGCTGATTAActttgaaaacagctggtaaataacaacgtgtttgtattattaataatacattagaattggaggacgaggtgtaaagataaagattcaTAGCGCTACTAttaatttaagtgtttattcatgtgatttttCTACGGCGCTCATTAGGTGGGACTTGGAAcaactcattttattaaaggtggtacttgatctgaaaagtttgagaaccactggtatagTGTATATAACAAATGTGCATGTAAAGCACAACTGACACAGCTCACAAATACTGTACAACTACACATACCGGCTGGGTTTTGCCATGAAGCCAGTTGAGTTCCATCACTTCTTCCAGAATATTCAGGAACTTCTCGTTGCGGAGCACCACTCTGTGGTCTGTCTCCTCTAAATCCGGTCTCTGCATGATAAAACTGTGACGTGGACAGAAAAGAAGCATAcactcaacaacaaaaaagtgaaTTAAAGATGTCTTCCCTTGAAATTCACTCCATAAACTTTTCAAGCCCGGGTGATCAGATCAGATGTCTAATTTTTTGTAGCCTTCACGTTTTCTTCAGCCGAGATCTATGACGCCCCCCAGTGGATAACTGCCATAATACACATTCACATGTCTGCAAGTTCAGCTCACATTTTTTGCATACGTTTTTAGGGATGGTTATAAAATTTAcacctaaaaaatatatattgtagtCATAAATTGTCCTGCGttgtcacaaacacatttttgaacgtTTTCAGTAGTTTTGGATGAATACAGCCCCTCTTACTGCACGACCAATTTCCCATCGTAATGCAGCCTGCATCGTAAACGGAAAGCTTCAAGGCGGTTTACGTTCTGTGTGAGGTAAACTATTATCTACGATAACCTGCCAGATGAAACAATCATTAAATGTTGTGTCAGGAATGACTGCTAACCTGCTGCGAATTGAAGAAGAACAGAAGCTGTTGAATGTTTACAGATCGTGCGGTTGTTGCCTAGGTAACCTGCAGCCTCTCAACGTATCCGCCCTTTTCTTCACAACAAGATATCGCGATAACAACGTCTTTTCTTTTCGAGATTTACGGCGGTTGGCAACAGATATTTGGTGCGATCCCGCTACATACTGGTCTGGAGTGTGGAACGTTGATGGACAGTTAAACGGAGAGTTTAAGGTTGCTTCATCTGTTTAAAAACACATCTTAGTTATAACCCGATTGTAAAACAGATCCCAAATATTGTTATTGGAGGTATTCATATTATGGatagaaaatgtaataattttcatattAGAAAGTGTCTCACCCAGAATTTTAGTTGTTGTCCAAATGCACTTGTGAAATGGAAGCACGTTTTCTTACATCTCTTCTATTGACAAAATATGGTCAGAGTGTAATAGTTTTTTATTGCCCAATAAGGTAAAGGAAATTCATTTTAAGGTATGGCATTGGTATTATCCATGTAATGCTTTCATTAATAAGTTAAATAAGAACATCTCTCTGTTCATTTTGTAACCTGATTTTTTTCTGCAGTTGTAATTTTCGCGAGATTTTTGTAAGCAGGTTTCTATGCTGATTTTTGATTTCATAAATTCATTGTAATAGATGATCCTTATTTTCTTGACTGTAACACTGGATCTTCTTGACAAAACACTGAAATTATTGATACTTCTTTGGGAAATTTCACCTGCATAAATCTAAGATAATATCTATAACACACTCTTTTAGTTATTTTTGCATTGATTTAAAGCTGAGTCACTTGcactaaacactaaaacaaGAAAGGTTTAAAAACCATCTCGTGTAATAAAAGAAATACTGGATAAATTGTGCTAACTTGTATTTTCTGGAAAATGtcctatatgtgaccctggacaacaaaaccagtcttataggtcaatttttcgaaattgagatttttacataatctgaaagctgaataaataaactttaataaataaataaacctcactagtggtgaggttgcaaattgtaACCAACGGCTCACAGGGATGATGACGTCTTTGTGTTTACCTTCCCGAAATCTGGTAAATGTATTACttacaaagtcattttttaataatgacTTTTGCTGTAGTTGACAGTGAGCAATAAAACTATTAAGTATAAAACGGTGCTGAGAATACAAGACAAAATGATATCGCATGTTAGTTTATAAAGTTTATTCAAACACATATATAAAGCTAATGAAAACTAATCTTATTtagtatatgtgaccctggatcacaaaaccagtcttaagtagcacgggaacatttttagtaaaagacaaaaatacattgtgtgggtcaaaatgattgatttttcttttatgccaaaaatctttaggatattaagtaaagatcatgttccatgaagatattttgtaaatttcctaccttaaatatataaaaactttatttttgtgagtggatggtctgcaattttcttaatattttgatttttttgcgctctcagattcctgagatttaaacggttgtatctcagccagatcagaggtggacgaagtacacaacttccttacttgagtgaaagtacagatactactggtcaaatattactccactacaagtaaaagttgtaaagacagattcttacttgagtaaaagtacagaagtacgtgcttctaaaagtactcaagtattaaaagtaaatttcctttatgtcagttgtgcattgttttattgtNNNNNNNNNNNNNNNNNNNNNNNNNNNNNNNNNNNNNNNNNNNNNNNNNNNNNNNNNNNNNNNNNNNNNNNNNNNNNNNNNNNNNNNNNNNNNNNNNNNNNNNNNNNNNNNNNNNNNNNNNNNNNNNNNNNNNNNNNNNNNNNNNNNNNNNNNNNNNNNNNNNNNNNNNNNNNNNNNNNNNNNNNNNNNNNNNNNNNNNNNNNNNNNNNNNNNNNNNNNNNNNNNNNNNNNNNNNNNNNNNNNNNNNNNNNNNNNNNNNNNNNNNNNNNNNNNNNNNNNNNNNNNNNNNNNNNNNNNNNNNNNNNNNNNNNNNNNNNNNNNNNNNNNNNNNNNNNNNNNNNNNNNNNNNNNNNNNNNNNNNNNNNNNNNNNNNNNNNNNNNNNNNNNNNNNNNNNNNNNNNNNNNNNNNNNNNNNNNNNNNNNNNNNNNNNNNNNNNNNNNNNNNNNNNNNNNNNNNNNNNNNNNNNNNNNNNNNNNNNNNNNNNNNNNNNNNNNNNNNNNNNNNNNNNNNNNNNNNNNNNNNNNNNNNNNNNNNNNNNNNNNNNNNNNNNNNNNNNNNNNNNNNNNNNNNNNNNNNNNNNNNNNNNNNNNNNNNNNNNNNNNNNNNNNNNNNNNNNNNNNNNNNNNNNNNNNNNNNNNNNNNNNNNNNNNNNNNNNNNNNNNNNNNNNNNNNNNNNNNNNNNNNNNNNNNNNNNNNNNNNNNNNNNNNNNNNNNNNNNNNNNNNNNNNNNNNNNNNNNNNNNNNNNNNNNNNNNNNNNNNNNNNNNNNNNNNNNNNNNNNNNNNNNNNNNNNNNNNNNNNNNNNNNNNNNNNNNNNNNNNNNNNNNNNNNNNNNNNNNNNNNNNNNNNNNNNNNNNNNNNNNNNNNNNNNNNNNNNNNNNNNNNNNNNNNNNNNNNNNNNNNNNNNNNNNNNNNNNNNNNNNNNNNNNNNNNNNNNNNNNNNNNNNNNNNNNNNNNNNNNNNNNNNNNNNNNNNNNNNNNNNNNNNNNNNNNNNNNNNNNNNNNNNNNNNNNNNNNNNNNNNNNNNNNNNNNNNNNNNNNNNNNNNNNNNNNNNNNNNNNNNNNNNNNNNNNNNNNNNNNNNNNNNNNNNNNNNNNNNNNNNNNNNNNNNNNNNNNNNNNNNNNNNNNNNNNNNNNNNNNNNNNNNNNNNNNNNNNNNNNNNNNNNNNNNNNNNNNNNNNNNNNNNNNNNNNNNNNNNNNNNNNNNNNNNNNNNNNNNNNNNNNNNNNNNNNNNNNNNNNNNNNNNNNNNNNNNNNNNNNNNNNNNNNNNNNNNNNNNNNNNNNNNNNNNNNNNNNNNNNNNNNNNNNNNNNNNNNNNNNNNNNNNNNNNNNNNNNNNNNNNNNNNNNNNNNNNNNNNNNNNNNNNNNNNNNNNNNNNNNNNNNNNNNNNNNNNNNNNNNNNNNNNNNNNNNNNNNNNNNNNNNNNNNNNNNNNNNNNNNNNNNNNNNNNNNNNNNNNNNNNNNNNNNNNNNNNNNNNNNNNNNNNNNNNNNNNNNNNNNNNNNNNNNNNNNNNNNNNNNNNNNNNNNNNNNNNNNNNNNNNNNNNNNNNNNNNNNNNNNNNNNNNNNNNNNNNNNNNNNNNNNNNNNNNNNNNNNNNNNNNNNNNNNNNNNNNNNNNNNNNNNNNNNNNNNNNNNNNNNNNNNNNNNNNNNNNNNNNNNNNNNNNNNNNNNNNNNNNNNNNNNNNNNNNNNNNNNNNNNNNNNNNNNNNNNNNNNNNNNNNNNNNNNNNNNNNNNNNNNNNNNNNNNNNNNNNNNNNNNNNNNNNNNNNNNNNNNNNNNNNNNNNNNNNNNNNNNNNNNNNNNNNNNNNNNNNNNNNNNNNNNNNNNNNNNNNNNNNNNNNNNNNNNNNNNNNNNNNNNNNNNNNNNNNNNNNNNNNNNNNNNNNNNNNNNNNNNNNNNNNNNNNNNNNNNNNNNNNNNNNNNNNNNNNNNNNNNNNNNNNNNNNNNNNNNNNNNNNNNNNNNNNNNNNNNNNNNNNNNNNNNNNNNNNNNNNNNNNNNNNNNNNNNNNNNNNNNNNNNNNNNNNNNNNNNNNNNNNNNNNNNNNNNNNNNNNNNNNNNNNNNNNNNNNNNNNNNNNNNNNNNNNNNNNNNNNNNNNNNNNNNNNNNNNNNNNNNNNNNNNNNNNNNNNNNNNNNNNNNNNNNNNNNNNNNNNNNNNNNNNNNNNNNNNNNNNNNNNNNNNNNNNNNNNNNNNNNNNNNNNNNNNNNNNNNNNNNNNNNNNNNNNNNNNNNNNNNNNNNNNNNNNNNNNNNNNNNNNNNNNNNNNNNNNNNNNNNNNNNNNNNNNNNNNNNNNNNNNNNNNNNNNNNNNNNNNNNNNNNNNNNNNNNNNNNNNNNNNNNNNNNNNNNNNNNNNNNNNNNNNNNNNNNNNNN from Triplophysa rosa linkage group LG25, Trosa_1v2, whole genome shotgun sequence includes these protein-coding regions:
- the LOC130548622 gene encoding serine/threonine-protein kinase TNNI3K-like isoform X1; its protein translation is MLLFCPRHSFIMQRPDLEETDHRVVLRNEKFLNILEEVMELNWLHGKTQPEKKELLVKTLPSIASGAVENNDFISLQVLLEQMDVNSGGYDKKTPLHTACQVGNEEMVMFLLDNGASSQSEDRTMSKDKGPQSGQCPMYSAIKNR
- the LOC130548622 gene encoding uncharacterized protein LOC130548622 isoform X2, which gives rise to MQRPDLEETDHRVVLRNEKFLNILEEVMELNWLHGKTQPEKKELLVKTLPSIASGAVENNDFISLQVLLEQMDVNSGGYDKKTPLHTACQVGNEEMVMFLLDNGASSQSEDRTMSKDKGPQSGQCPMYSAIKNR